Proteins from one Microbacterium proteolyticum genomic window:
- a CDS encoding alpha/beta hydrolase, with product MRFTSHTLLDDGVLEREFTLAGFAGILWMPPTATPSSPVPLLLLNQPGGFGTRRMYSRLVARAAAAAADGFASVTIELAGTGDRPPLPGADEARADLRAALAAGEKPSADVTDRLILPLVDAAVPDWQTTLDAVLALPDVGPGVGFSGGVIAVGVRLAATDPRIAAAGLFAGSYVPRSTMEEAQGIGIPIHVLLQWDDEGNDRQAALDLFDAFGSREKTLVANMGGTRAFRRSRERMPGGSSCGM from the coding sequence ATGCGCTTCACCTCACACACCCTGCTCGACGACGGCGTCCTCGAGCGCGAGTTCACGCTCGCCGGTTTCGCCGGCATCCTGTGGATGCCACCCACCGCCACCCCGTCGTCGCCGGTGCCGCTGCTCCTCCTGAACCAGCCCGGCGGCTTCGGCACGCGCCGGATGTACTCGCGGCTCGTCGCCCGCGCCGCGGCGGCCGCGGCGGACGGCTTCGCGTCGGTGACGATCGAGCTCGCCGGCACCGGTGACCGCCCGCCGCTGCCCGGTGCCGATGAGGCTCGCGCCGATCTGCGCGCCGCGCTCGCCGCGGGCGAGAAGCCGAGCGCTGACGTGACCGACCGGCTCATCCTCCCGCTCGTGGATGCGGCCGTCCCCGATTGGCAGACCACCCTGGATGCCGTGCTCGCCCTGCCCGACGTCGGTCCGGGAGTCGGCTTCTCCGGCGGAGTCATCGCGGTCGGCGTCCGGCTCGCCGCTACCGACCCGCGCATCGCGGCCGCGGGGCTCTTCGCCGGAAGCTACGTGCCCCGCTCGACGATGGAGGAGGCGCAGGGGATCGGCATCCCGATCCATGTCCTTCTGCAGTGGGACGACGAGGGCAACGACCGTCAGGCGGCGCTCGACCTGTTCGACGCGTTCGGCTCGCGCGAGAAGACGCTCGTCGCCAACATGGGCGGCACACGGGCGTTCCGGCGTTCGCGGGAGAGGATGCCGGGAGGTTCTTCGTGCGGCATGTGA
- a CDS encoding NAD(P)H-binding protein — translation MSILVVGASGAVGGAVVAGLLDRGERVRATSRTPQKLALPAEVEVFAADLDDPASFTEALTRVERVFLYADLAEPEPLLATFAAAGVRHVVVLSSSSVTLPGAAEDFNGSRFLRVEEAVARSGLAYTFLRPGGFASNAARWSWGVKGESAVPLPYPDAVQAPIHEQDIADVAVVALTTDALVGAAPVLTGPERLTLREQVALIGDVIGRPVTVVEQTEAESSAMLSRFVPEVWVRQIIKDWREAVGATPPISDEYTRITGRPSRTFRAWVVDHADLFR, via the coding sequence ATGTCGATTCTGGTTGTCGGTGCCAGTGGTGCCGTGGGTGGTGCGGTCGTGGCGGGTCTGCTCGATCGTGGGGAGCGGGTGCGCGCGACGAGCCGGACGCCGCAGAAGCTGGCTTTGCCCGCCGAGGTGGAGGTGTTCGCGGCGGATCTCGATGACCCGGCGTCGTTCACCGAGGCTCTGACGCGTGTCGAGCGCGTGTTCCTCTATGCCGACCTCGCCGAGCCGGAGCCGCTCCTGGCGACCTTCGCGGCGGCGGGCGTCCGGCACGTGGTCGTCCTGTCGTCGTCGTCCGTGACGCTTCCGGGGGCGGCGGAGGACTTCAACGGCTCGCGGTTCCTCCGTGTCGAGGAGGCCGTCGCCCGGTCGGGGCTCGCGTACACGTTCCTGCGTCCGGGCGGGTTCGCGAGCAACGCAGCCCGCTGGAGCTGGGGCGTGAAGGGCGAGAGCGCCGTTCCGCTGCCGTACCCCGACGCGGTGCAGGCGCCCATTCACGAGCAGGACATCGCCGATGTCGCCGTGGTCGCCCTCACCACCGACGCTCTCGTCGGTGCCGCGCCGGTGCTCACCGGACCGGAGCGCCTGACTCTTCGCGAGCAGGTGGCGCTGATCGGTGACGTGATCGGGCGGCCGGTGACGGTGGTCGAGCAGACCGAGGCGGAGTCGTCGGCGATGCTGTCGCGGTTCGTGCCCGAGGTGTGGGTGCGGCAGATCATCAAGGACTGGCGCGAGGCGGTCGGCGCGACTCCGCCGATCTCCGACGAGTACACGCGCATCACGGGCCGCCCGTCGCGCACTTTCCGCGCATGGGTCGTCGACCACGCCGACCTGTTCCGTTGA
- a CDS encoding TetR/AcrR family transcriptional regulator, whose protein sequence is MPSPAEPVSRRARPAKAPLSRQSILDAAMALIREKGVDAVSLRHVAARVETGPASLYAYFGNRDILLEHVLDAAYAEVTLVDATGNRRDWRAALAGTIVHTIETLETYPGLGMIALGSIPVLPGALRLAEHELALMEAGGIPADRAALAIDLIAQFAASTAVERSVRLNRGDSGEERGRIRASYDGADPERFPRVARSAALLTGPDEAARRDFAIEVLLSGIEQSGRD, encoded by the coding sequence ATGCCTTCGCCCGCAGAGCCGGTCTCACGTCGCGCTCGCCCCGCGAAGGCGCCGCTGTCCCGGCAGTCGATCCTCGACGCGGCGATGGCTCTGATCCGCGAGAAAGGCGTCGACGCCGTCAGCCTGCGACACGTCGCCGCGCGGGTCGAAACCGGCCCCGCCTCGCTGTACGCGTACTTCGGCAACCGCGACATCCTGCTCGAACACGTCCTGGATGCCGCATACGCAGAGGTCACCCTCGTGGATGCCACGGGCAACCGACGCGACTGGCGAGCCGCTCTCGCCGGGACCATCGTCCACACGATCGAGACGCTGGAGACCTACCCCGGCCTCGGCATGATCGCGCTCGGCTCGATCCCCGTCCTCCCCGGCGCGCTGCGCCTCGCGGAACACGAACTGGCACTGATGGAGGCGGGCGGCATCCCCGCCGACCGCGCCGCGCTCGCGATCGACCTCATCGCGCAGTTCGCCGCGTCGACCGCGGTTGAGCGAAGCGTCCGACTCAACCGTGGGGACTCTGGCGAGGAGCGCGGACGTATCCGCGCCTCGTACGACGGCGCCGATCCCGAGCGATTCCCCCGCGTCGCCCGATCTGCCGCACTCCTCACCGGACCCGATGAAGCGGCACGGCGCGACTTCGCTATCGAGGTGCTCCTGAGCGGAATCGAGCAGTCCGGCCGCGACTAG
- a CDS encoding alpha/beta hydrolase — MKKPVKAALVTLGIIAAIPVLFLATTSTVNAVATSSEAGAITPYGKLVDIGGKHINVVDRGEGAETIVLLPGLGTSAPALDFAPLIDALGDSHRVIAVEPLGTGLSDQADTPRTADNIAREVHSALQRLGVDRYVLMGHSIAGIYALHYSTLYPDELVAFVGIDSSVPGQPGWDEPVPTDGLVALRDLGILRLLAATSGDAYAGMPYDEESKEQMRLLTTRNSTAPTMIDEMNHSVANFSAVDGLSFPASLPVLLFVANGDTETPGWLALHEQQASVSVHGSVIPLDGEHYLHHTRSAEISTSTAAFLSGLSTR, encoded by the coding sequence ATGAAGAAACCCGTGAAGGCCGCCCTCGTCACCCTCGGCATCATCGCCGCCATCCCCGTCCTGTTCCTCGCGACGACGTCGACGGTGAATGCCGTCGCCACCTCGTCGGAAGCCGGCGCGATCACGCCCTACGGGAAGCTCGTCGACATCGGGGGCAAGCACATCAACGTCGTCGACCGCGGCGAGGGGGCAGAGACGATCGTTCTCCTTCCGGGCTTGGGTACGTCCGCGCCGGCGCTCGACTTCGCGCCCCTCATCGACGCCCTCGGCGACTCCCACCGCGTCATCGCCGTGGAGCCGTTGGGGACGGGGCTGAGCGACCAGGCGGACACTCCGCGAACGGCTGACAACATCGCCCGTGAGGTCCACTCCGCCCTCCAGCGACTCGGGGTGGATCGGTATGTCCTGATGGGGCACTCCATCGCCGGCATCTACGCGCTGCACTACAGCACCCTGTACCCCGATGAACTCGTCGCCTTCGTGGGAATCGACAGCAGCGTTCCCGGGCAACCGGGGTGGGACGAACCCGTCCCCACCGACGGGCTCGTCGCCCTGCGCGACCTCGGCATCCTCAGACTCCTCGCGGCGACCTCGGGTGACGCGTACGCCGGGATGCCCTACGACGAGGAGTCGAAAGAGCAGATGCGCCTCCTCACCACGAGAAACTCAACGGCGCCGACGATGATCGACGAAATGAATCACTCGGTGGCGAACTTCTCGGCGGTCGACGGGCTCTCGTTCCCCGCGTCCCTTCCGGTCCTGCTGTTCGTCGCCAACGGCGACACCGAGACCCCCGGCTGGCTCGCGCTCCACGAGCAACAGGCATCCGTCAGCGTGCACGGATCGGTCATCCCGCTCGACGGTGAGCACTATCTCCACCACACGCGTTCGGCGGAGATCTCGACCTCCACCGCGGCATTCTTGAGCGGGTTGTCGACGCGCTGA
- a CDS encoding aldo/keto reductase — protein sequence MHTRELGQGLKVSAVGLGCMGMSQSYGPNPGTRDDMIEVLRSAVDLGVTFFDTAEVYGPYVNEELVGEALEPVRDEVVIATKFGWDIRDGKSVGLDSRPEQIRAVAEASLRRLRTDVIDLFYQHRVDPDVPMDDVAGTVGELVAEGKVRHFGLSEASAATIRRAHAVFPVTALQSEYSLWTRDPESEVLPTLAELGIGFVPFRPLGKGFLTGTVDQSTSFSDGDVRSTIPRFTEENREANRALVDHIGAVAASRGATSGQVALAWLLAQHPWIVPIPGTRRTSRIEENAGSTAVALSADDLADLDSLAQRVHVQGDRYNAQHMGYVGR from the coding sequence ATGCACACCCGCGAATTGGGACAAGGACTGAAGGTGTCGGCCGTGGGCCTCGGCTGCATGGGTATGTCGCAGAGCTACGGCCCCAACCCCGGCACCCGTGACGACATGATCGAGGTTCTCCGTTCGGCGGTCGACCTCGGTGTCACCTTCTTCGACACGGCCGAGGTCTATGGTCCGTACGTCAACGAGGAGCTCGTGGGTGAGGCCCTCGAACCCGTGCGCGACGAGGTCGTCATCGCGACGAAGTTCGGGTGGGACATCCGAGACGGCAAGAGCGTGGGTCTCGACAGCCGGCCCGAGCAGATCCGCGCCGTCGCGGAGGCCTCGCTGCGGCGGCTGCGCACCGATGTGATCGACCTGTTCTACCAACACCGCGTAGACCCCGACGTGCCGATGGACGACGTTGCGGGCACCGTCGGTGAGCTCGTCGCCGAGGGGAAGGTGCGTCATTTCGGCTTGTCCGAGGCGTCCGCTGCGACGATCCGTCGCGCCCACGCGGTCTTCCCCGTGACGGCGCTGCAGAGCGAGTACTCGCTGTGGACTCGCGACCCCGAGTCGGAGGTTCTGCCGACGCTCGCGGAGTTGGGGATCGGTTTCGTTCCGTTCAGACCGCTCGGCAAGGGATTTCTCACCGGAACGGTGGATCAGAGCACGTCGTTCTCGGACGGCGACGTCCGTTCCACAATTCCGCGGTTCACCGAGGAGAATCGCGAGGCCAACCGCGCCCTCGTCGACCACATTGGCGCGGTGGCAGCGTCGAGGGGGGCGACGTCGGGGCAGGTCGCGCTCGCGTGGCTTCTGGCTCAGCATCCGTGGATCGTCCCCATCCCGGGCACGCGCCGCACGTCTCGCATCGAAGAGAACGCCGGGTCTACCGCGGTGGCGTTGTCGGCAGACGACCTCGCTGATCTCGACAGCCTGGCGCAACGCGTCCACGTGCAGGGCGACCGCTACAACGCGCAGCACATGGGGTACGTCGGGCGGTAG
- a CDS encoding alpha/beta fold hydrolase, translated as MIDNPYYTDAVHQDFELISIGRLELEEGGVIPDVKLAVRTWGTLNEAKDNAILIPTWYSGTHQIWADAYVGEGHALDPSSYFIVSVNQIGGGLSTSPHNTDDDSISMSRFPKVRIGDDVVAQERLLREHFGIETLALVVGGSMGAQQTYEWAVRFPAKVLRAAPIAGTAKNTPHDFLFTETLNEQIWSDPGWNGGEYASHEDVADGLVRQAHLWATMGLSTEFWKQEKWAALGFESREAFLTQFLEPYFAAMDPNALLATAWKWQRGDVSRHTGGDLAAALGRITAKTFVMPISEDMFFPVRDCAAEQALVPGSELRVIDDVHGHLGLFGVDPGFIPQVDAALTDLLATPVAADDRSEQAASV; from the coding sequence ATGATCGACAACCCGTATTACACCGACGCCGTGCACCAGGATTTCGAGCTCATCTCGATCGGCAGGCTCGAACTGGAAGAGGGCGGGGTCATCCCCGACGTGAAGCTGGCCGTCCGCACGTGGGGCACGCTCAACGAGGCGAAGGACAACGCGATCCTCATTCCGACGTGGTACTCGGGCACGCATCAGATCTGGGCGGATGCCTACGTCGGCGAGGGGCACGCGCTCGATCCGTCGAGCTATTTCATCGTGTCGGTGAACCAGATCGGGGGCGGCCTGTCGACGTCACCGCACAACACCGACGACGACTCGATCTCGATGTCGCGATTCCCGAAGGTGCGCATCGGCGACGACGTCGTCGCTCAGGAGCGTCTGCTGCGCGAGCACTTCGGCATCGAGACGTTGGCGCTCGTGGTCGGCGGGTCGATGGGCGCGCAGCAGACCTACGAGTGGGCCGTGCGCTTCCCCGCGAAGGTCTTGCGCGCCGCGCCCATCGCGGGCACCGCGAAGAACACGCCCCACGACTTCCTCTTCACCGAGACGCTCAACGAGCAGATCTGGTCGGACCCGGGCTGGAACGGCGGCGAGTACGCGTCGCACGAGGATGTCGCCGACGGCCTCGTGCGTCAGGCTCACCTCTGGGCGACCATGGGGCTCTCCACCGAGTTCTGGAAGCAGGAGAAGTGGGCGGCTCTGGGGTTCGAATCGAGGGAGGCGTTCCTCACCCAGTTCCTCGAGCCGTACTTCGCGGCGATGGACCCGAACGCCCTGCTCGCGACGGCGTGGAAGTGGCAGCGGGGCGACGTCTCGCGCCACACCGGCGGTGACCTGGCCGCTGCTCTCGGACGCATCACCGCGAAGACGTTCGTGATGCCGATCAGCGAAGACATGTTCTTCCCCGTCCGCGACTGCGCCGCCGAGCAGGCGCTCGTGCCCGGCAGCGAACTCCGCGTCATCGACGATGTGCACGGCCACCTCGGCCTGTTCGGAGTCGACCCGGGATTCATTCCGCAGGTCGACGCGGCCCTCACCGATCTGTTGGCGACGCCGGTGGCGGCCGACGACCGGTCGGAGCAGGCCGCGTCTGTGTGA
- a CDS encoding alpha/beta hydrolase, with protein MHPSPPGRSVFDPELRAALAVVGGVFPPTITPDLIPFMRRAYASPPRDDLLAGRDVTVEDVEVPGWGAAIGASIVRPSAGAAGPGILLLHSGGMMFGDRFSGADHALRWVEQLGAVLVTVDYRLAPEHPDPVPFEDCYAALEWFASHAGRLGVRSDRLLVAGASAGGGLAAGVALAARDRGGPRLRGQLLDYPMLDDRGLTPSMHAFDGVGVWDRVSNETGWRALLGDRVGGPDVSAYAAPARAEDLRDLPPAFIDVGSAEIFRDEAVDYARRLWEAGVDAELHVWPGAFHACDVFAAHTSIARAMIRAREDWLRRLLAQ; from the coding sequence GTGCACCCCTCACCACCCGGTCGCAGCGTCTTCGACCCCGAACTGCGGGCCGCGCTGGCTGTCGTGGGAGGGGTCTTCCCGCCGACGATCACCCCCGACCTGATCCCGTTCATGCGACGGGCGTACGCGTCACCGCCTCGCGACGATCTCCTCGCCGGTCGGGATGTGACCGTGGAGGACGTCGAGGTGCCCGGGTGGGGTGCCGCGATCGGGGCCTCGATTGTTCGTCCCTCCGCGGGCGCGGCTGGTCCCGGCATCCTGCTCCTGCACTCGGGCGGCATGATGTTCGGCGACCGGTTCAGCGGTGCGGATCATGCGCTGCGGTGGGTGGAACAGCTCGGCGCCGTGCTCGTGACGGTGGACTACCGGCTGGCACCCGAGCACCCCGATCCCGTTCCGTTCGAGGACTGCTACGCCGCTCTGGAGTGGTTCGCGTCGCACGCGGGGCGGCTCGGCGTCCGGAGCGATCGCCTTCTCGTGGCCGGTGCGAGCGCGGGGGGCGGCCTCGCGGCGGGGGTCGCGCTCGCTGCGCGCGACCGCGGCGGTCCGCGATTGCGCGGGCAGTTGCTGGACTATCCGATGCTCGACGACCGCGGTCTGACGCCGTCGATGCACGCCTTCGACGGGGTCGGCGTCTGGGATCGGGTCAGCAACGAGACCGGGTGGCGTGCGCTGCTGGGCGACCGTGTCGGGGGTCCGGACGTCAGCGCCTACGCCGCACCTGCCCGGGCTGAGGATCTGCGGGATCTTCCGCCGGCGTTCATCGACGTGGGCTCGGCGGAGATCTTCCGCGATGAGGCGGTCGACTATGCGCGGCGGCTGTGGGAGGCGGGTGTGGATGCCGAGCTGCATGTCTGGCCGGGGGCGTTCCACGCGTGCGATGTCTTCGCGGCGCACACCTCGATCGCTCGCGCGATGATCCGTGCCCGGGAGGACTGGCTGCGGCGGCTGCTGGCGCAGTGA
- a CDS encoding NAD(P)H-dependent oxidoreductase, translating to MTTVRRILVVIGTPIAGSLVHALADSYVEGANGAGAEVRVIDLSTQPIPAHPRTRNELRAPRDESDLPLDPQVKEYVDALLWATHVTFVYPQWWGTYPAALKAFIDGTFLANATFRYHPSGKGWDRLLTGRTARLIMTMDSPTWWNRFAYRNASETSLKRAILGYCGIRTTGITRFSEVRHRTDDVRGTWVDTARRLGTRDAS from the coding sequence GTGACAACCGTTCGCCGCATCCTCGTCGTCATCGGCACCCCCATCGCCGGCAGCCTCGTCCATGCCCTCGCCGACTCCTACGTCGAAGGCGCCAACGGCGCCGGCGCCGAGGTTCGGGTGATCGATCTGTCGACGCAGCCGATCCCTGCTCACCCGCGTACGCGGAACGAGCTGCGTGCGCCCCGCGACGAGAGTGATCTCCCCCTGGACCCTCAGGTGAAGGAGTACGTCGACGCCCTTCTCTGGGCCACTCATGTGACCTTCGTCTACCCGCAGTGGTGGGGCACGTATCCCGCGGCCTTGAAGGCGTTCATCGACGGCACCTTCCTCGCCAACGCGACGTTCCGTTATCACCCGTCCGGCAAGGGGTGGGACCGTCTGCTCACGGGGCGAACCGCCCGGCTGATCATGACGATGGACTCGCCGACATGGTGGAACCGCTTCGCGTACCGCAACGCATCCGAGACCAGCCTGAAACGCGCGATCCTCGGCTACTGCGGTATCCGCACGACGGGCATCACCCGGTTCTCGGAGGTCCGCCACCGGACGGACGATGTCCGCGGCACCTGGGTCGACACCGCACGGCGCCTGGGAACCCGCGACGCGTCCTAG
- a CDS encoding MarR family winged helix-turn-helix transcriptional regulator, with product MSDRITVTLHELVSAMDSYADDYLRRHHGVGYNLFSVLAALVELAPLDISQLARALRISKAAVSKRVPALVAGGWVLTQPDVGRRILLSPSESAISLVRDAGARLEAEFASVFVSSADAEGDLSVPLLNARLIALTRLLEQKERP from the coding sequence ATGTCGGACCGGATCACTGTCACCCTGCATGAGCTCGTCTCCGCGATGGACTCCTACGCGGACGACTACCTCCGTCGCCACCACGGAGTCGGCTACAACCTCTTTTCGGTCTTGGCGGCCCTGGTCGAACTCGCGCCTCTCGATATCAGCCAACTCGCACGTGCCCTGCGGATCAGCAAGGCAGCTGTCAGCAAGCGGGTTCCGGCTCTCGTGGCCGGGGGCTGGGTGCTCACCCAGCCGGACGTGGGCCGACGGATCCTGCTGTCGCCGTCGGAGTCCGCGATTTCGCTCGTGCGCGACGCGGGAGCGCGGCTCGAGGCGGAGTTCGCATCCGTCTTCGTTTCGTCGGCCGACGCTGAGGGCGACCTGTCCGTTCCGCTGCTGAATGCTCGCCTGATCGCCCTGACCCGCCTCCTCGAACAGAAGGAACGACCGTGA
- a CDS encoding Type 1 glutamine amidotransferase-like domain-containing protein, with amino-acid sequence MKLLLTSGGITNDSIRAALVELLGKPVEESRALVVPTAQWGHPMCTPESVWRTVAGRWGGDAHFADLGWKSVGVLELTALPTIGEERWMPWVREADVLLVDGGEAVYLAHWMRESGLAELLSSLRDTVWVGVSGGSMVLTPRIGPEFVEWRPDGTDETLGLVDFSIFPHLDYPGWSFNTSENARRWSAKIAGPAYAIDDQTALVVDGTDVRVVSEGRWEFFDGDPGGSSRA; translated from the coding sequence GTGAAGCTCCTCCTGACCTCCGGCGGGATCACGAACGACAGCATTCGCGCCGCCCTCGTGGAACTCCTCGGCAAGCCCGTCGAAGAGTCGCGCGCGCTGGTCGTTCCGACCGCGCAGTGGGGACACCCGATGTGCACGCCGGAGAGCGTGTGGCGCACGGTCGCGGGCCGGTGGGGCGGCGACGCACACTTCGCCGACCTGGGCTGGAAGTCGGTCGGCGTCCTCGAGCTCACGGCGTTGCCCACCATCGGCGAGGAGCGCTGGATGCCATGGGTGCGCGAGGCCGACGTGCTGCTGGTGGATGGCGGCGAGGCGGTCTACCTGGCGCACTGGATGCGCGAGTCCGGGCTCGCGGAGCTTCTCTCGTCGCTGCGCGACACGGTCTGGGTCGGGGTGAGCGGCGGCAGCATGGTGTTGACGCCGCGCATCGGGCCGGAGTTCGTCGAGTGGCGACCGGACGGCACCGACGAGACCCTCGGCCTCGTCGATTTCTCGATCTTTCCGCACCTGGACTATCCGGGCTGGTCGTTCAACACGAGCGAGAACGCGCGGCGGTGGTCGGCGAAGATCGCCGGACCGGCGTACGCGATCGACGACCAGACGGCCCTCGTGGTCGACGGCACCGACGTGCGCGTGGTCTCCGAGGGGCGCTGGGAGTTCTTCGACGGAGATCCCGGCGGCAGCAGCCGGGCGTAG
- a CDS encoding thiolase family protein: MTASFVYDAVRTPFGRAGGALSGIRPDDLAAVVMKATVARMGLDPARIDDVIFGDANQAGEDNRDVARFGALLAGFPTSVTGVTVNRLCSSSLEAVIQAARAVETGDAGLVLAGGVESMSRAPFIVEKSPRPWPAVGNQTLWNTSIGWRMTNPKLPKQWTISNGESAEKIAREWGISRDAQDEFAVRSHRLAAKAWADGVYDGEIVHVPGADLARDEGIRDDTSVDKLAGLTPLFARDGEGTVTAGNSSPINDGASAVLIAAEGALPGEPLARIAGRGAHGVDPHLFPIAPIEAANKALARAGRSWADVDVVELNEAFASQSLACVAGWPELDPERVNIHGGALAIGHPLGASGGRILGHAAHELARRGGGVAVVAICIGVGQGLAVVLER; encoded by the coding sequence ATGACCGCGAGCTTTGTCTACGATGCTGTCCGCACCCCCTTCGGGCGGGCGGGTGGCGCGCTCAGCGGCATCCGGCCCGACGATCTCGCCGCAGTCGTCATGAAGGCGACCGTCGCGCGCATGGGCCTCGACCCCGCGCGCATCGATGACGTGATCTTCGGCGATGCGAACCAAGCAGGAGAGGACAACCGCGACGTCGCCCGTTTCGGGGCGCTGCTGGCAGGCTTCCCCACCAGTGTCACCGGCGTGACCGTCAACCGACTCTGCTCGTCGTCGCTGGAAGCGGTGATCCAGGCCGCCCGCGCTGTCGAGACCGGCGACGCCGGTCTCGTGCTCGCCGGCGGAGTGGAGTCGATGAGCCGGGCGCCGTTCATCGTGGAGAAGTCGCCGAGGCCGTGGCCGGCGGTCGGTAACCAGACACTGTGGAACACCTCCATCGGGTGGCGGATGACCAACCCGAAGCTGCCGAAGCAGTGGACCATCTCCAATGGAGAATCGGCGGAGAAGATCGCCCGAGAGTGGGGAATCTCCCGAGATGCCCAGGACGAGTTCGCCGTGCGCTCTCACCGGCTGGCAGCTAAAGCGTGGGCTGACGGGGTCTACGATGGCGAGATCGTGCACGTGCCAGGGGCCGACCTGGCACGCGACGAGGGCATCCGGGACGACACTTCCGTGGACAAGCTCGCCGGGCTTACTCCGCTGTTCGCGCGCGACGGCGAAGGCACCGTCACCGCCGGCAACTCCTCGCCGATCAACGACGGCGCTTCCGCCGTTCTGATCGCCGCGGAGGGTGCGCTGCCCGGCGAGCCACTCGCGCGGATTGCGGGACGCGGGGCGCATGGCGTCGATCCGCATCTGTTCCCGATCGCGCCGATCGAGGCGGCGAACAAGGCGCTCGCACGCGCCGGCCGGTCCTGGGCCGATGTCGACGTGGTCGAGCTCAACGAGGCGTTCGCTTCACAGTCGCTCGCATGCGTCGCCGGGTGGCCTGAACTTGATCCTGAGCGGGTCAACATCCACGGCGGAGCGCTGGCCATCGGCCATCCGCTGGGCGCTTCGGGGGGCCGCATTCTCGGGCATGCCGCGCATGAGCTTGCGCGACGCGGAGGCGGCGTCGCCGTCGTGGCGATCTGCATCGGCGTGGGTCAAGGCCTCGCCGTCGTGCTGGAACGGTGA
- a CDS encoding acyl-CoA dehydrogenase family protein has protein sequence MTITTTAHPVDTDFYQIGDLLGDDDRNLITRVRGFVDSEVLPVINEHWELADFPYQILPALGELGIVGTAIQGYGCPGLTRLQTGLVAMELSRGDGSVNTLNAVHSGLAMGSIALLGDDEQKQRWLPEMAALRKLGAFALTEPEHGSDSVALETTARREGDVYVIDGAKRWIGLGHVADIVIIWARDTADSKVKAFVLEKNADGGYPDGYEAEAITGKIAKRAIQQAHIEISGLRIPAGNKLAKSSSFRDVSAILNRTRSTVAWEALGHALAAYEAAAAYVQERVQFGKPIASYQLVQNKLANMLADLTAMQLLCFRTATLQDEGRLTNEQASLAKMFTGEHARALCRDARDLLGGNGLLLENHVARHLTDMEVVHTYEGTDFIQSLIIGRQITGISAFA, from the coding sequence ATGACGATCACGACGACAGCACACCCGGTCGACACAGACTTCTACCAGATCGGCGATCTTCTCGGCGACGACGACCGCAACCTCATCACACGTGTGCGCGGATTCGTGGACTCCGAGGTCCTCCCTGTCATCAACGAACACTGGGAGTTGGCGGACTTCCCCTACCAGATCCTCCCCGCCCTGGGCGAGCTTGGGATCGTGGGCACCGCGATCCAGGGCTACGGCTGCCCGGGACTGACCCGACTGCAGACCGGCCTCGTCGCGATGGAACTGTCACGCGGCGACGGCAGTGTGAACACGCTCAATGCCGTGCACTCGGGACTCGCGATGGGCAGCATCGCACTGCTCGGCGACGACGAGCAGAAGCAGCGCTGGCTGCCCGAAATGGCAGCCCTCCGCAAGCTCGGCGCGTTCGCGCTGACCGAGCCCGAGCACGGATCAGACTCCGTTGCGCTGGAAACCACAGCCCGCCGCGAAGGAGACGTCTATGTGATCGACGGTGCCAAGCGGTGGATCGGCCTCGGCCATGTCGCCGACATCGTCATCATCTGGGCACGCGACACCGCAGACTCGAAGGTGAAGGCATTCGTCCTTGAGAAGAATGCCGATGGAGGATACCCCGACGGATATGAGGCCGAGGCGATCACCGGGAAGATCGCCAAACGCGCGATCCAGCAGGCGCACATCGAGATCTCCGGACTGCGGATCCCTGCCGGGAACAAGCTCGCGAAGTCGAGCTCCTTTCGGGACGTCTCCGCGATCCTCAATCGCACCCGCAGCACCGTCGCGTGGGAGGCGCTCGGGCACGCACTCGCCGCGTACGAGGCGGCAGCGGCCTACGTCCAGGAGCGCGTCCAGTTCGGCAAGCCCATCGCGAGCTACCAGCTGGTGCAGAACAAGCTGGCCAACATGCTCGCCGATCTCACCGCGATGCAGCTGCTCTGCTTCCGCACAGCCACCCTGCAGGATGAAGGCCGACTGACGAACGAACAGGCCTCGCTCGCGAAGATGTTCACCGGCGAGCACGCGCGTGCACTCTGCCGGGATGCCCGTGACCTCCTCGGCGGCAACGGACTCCTTCTGGAGAACCACGTCGCCCGCCACCTCACCGACATGGAAGTCGTCCACACGTATGAGGGAACCGACTTCATCCAGTCGCTCATCATCGGGCGCCAGATCACCGGAATATCGGCGTTCGCCTGA